In Roseimicrobium gellanilyticum, one genomic interval encodes:
- a CDS encoding SRPBCC family protein, with amino-acid sequence MTIAKSPSPSGEALPSLTFTRTFDAPRALVWKVWTDPVHMAAWWGPHDFTNPVCEMDVRLGGTLKIDMRAPDGTVYPMTGVFKEITEPERLSFTCTPLDDKGEVIFEELTTVTFTEKGGKTLLNIEARILWKKPEADAYLQGMEEGWSQSLVRLGSQVARAKVSVPAEANRELINSRFFKAPRELVFEAWTKPEHVAHWYGPNGFTLTIHEMDVRPGGMWRYIMHGPDGTDYDNRVVYEEISHPERLVYLHGHDRDNDPEAFHVTVTFEEEDGGTRLTMRLVMATAEQREASVKFGAVEGGNQTLSRLAAYLPTMAK; translated from the coding sequence ATGACTATCGCGAAATCGCCCTCCCCTTCCGGCGAAGCCCTGCCTTCGCTCACCTTCACCCGCACCTTCGATGCGCCGCGCGCCCTGGTTTGGAAGGTCTGGACCGACCCCGTGCACATGGCCGCCTGGTGGGGACCCCATGACTTCACCAATCCGGTCTGCGAGATGGACGTCCGCCTGGGCGGCACGCTGAAAATCGACATGCGTGCCCCGGACGGCACCGTGTATCCCATGACCGGTGTGTTCAAGGAGATCACCGAGCCCGAGCGTCTGTCCTTCACCTGCACGCCGCTGGATGACAAGGGTGAAGTCATCTTCGAAGAACTCACGACAGTGACCTTCACGGAGAAAGGCGGCAAGACGCTGCTGAACATCGAGGCCCGCATCCTTTGGAAGAAGCCCGAAGCAGATGCCTATCTCCAAGGCATGGAGGAAGGTTGGAGTCAGAGCCTGGTGCGCCTGGGGTCGCAGGTCGCCCGCGCGAAGGTCTCCGTGCCAGCCGAGGCGAACCGCGAACTCATCAACTCACGTTTCTTCAAGGCCCCACGGGAGCTTGTGTTCGAAGCGTGGACGAAGCCGGAGCATGTGGCCCACTGGTATGGCCCGAACGGTTTCACCCTCACCATCCACGAGATGGACGTGCGCCCCGGCGGCATGTGGCGATACATCATGCATGGACCCGACGGCACGGACTACGACAATCGTGTGGTATATGAGGAAATATCACACCCGGAGCGGCTCGTGTACCTGCACGGACACGACAGGGACAACGACCCTGAGGCCTTCCACGTGACCGTGACCTTCGAGGAAGAAGACGGAGGCACCCGCCTCACCATGCGCCTGGTCATGGCGACCGCGGAGCAACGCGAGGCCAGTGTGAAGTTCGGCGCCGTCGAGGGTGGCAACCAGACGCTTTCCCGTCTCGCAGCCTACCTGCCGACGATGGCGAAGTGA
- a CDS encoding SRPBCC family protein, whose protein sequence is MIKKLLLILLALLGILVLVIAGLFAFASTKPDDFQVSRSTTIAAPAPVVFEQVNNLKKWNDWSPWAKRDPNIKLTYTGPEAGKDATYAWTGNHEVGKGQMTITNSVPNEKVEFRLEFLEPFAATNTAAFNFAAEGDKTKVTWTMAGKNNLVGKVMCTIMDMDKMIGGDFEAGLSSMKAIAEKEAASAPASSAPVAPTTPAPEAAPAPAPAPNS, encoded by the coding sequence ATGATTAAGAAACTGCTCCTCATTCTGCTCGCCCTCCTCGGAATCCTCGTCCTGGTGATCGCCGGGCTGTTCGCCTTCGCCTCCACGAAGCCTGATGATTTCCAGGTCAGCCGCTCCACGACCATCGCCGCTCCTGCGCCTGTGGTCTTTGAGCAGGTGAACAACCTCAAGAAATGGAACGACTGGTCCCCCTGGGCCAAGCGAGACCCGAACATCAAACTGACCTATACCGGCCCCGAAGCAGGCAAGGACGCCACCTATGCCTGGACTGGCAACCATGAGGTTGGCAAAGGCCAGATGACCATCACGAACAGCGTCCCCAATGAAAAGGTGGAGTTCCGGCTGGAGTTCCTGGAACCGTTCGCGGCCACAAACACCGCTGCCTTCAATTTTGCTGCCGAAGGCGACAAAACGAAGGTCACCTGGACCATGGCCGGAAAGAACAACCTGGTAGGCAAGGTGATGTGCACCATCATGGACATGGACAAAATGATCGGCGGCGACTTCGAGGCCGGCCTCAGCTCCATGAAGGCCATTGCTGAAAAGGAAGCGGCATCCGCTCCTGCCTCCTCTGCACCTGTTGCTCCGACCA